In the Panthera uncia isolate 11264 chromosome D2, Puncia_PCG_1.0, whole genome shotgun sequence genome, one interval contains:
- the LOC125933386 gene encoding uncharacterized protein LOC125933386, with translation MELEDFLGALCLFLCFSVLFCGLTGWTLWDRLRLPLYPLSWLKPFLAPLPPEPKPILALQGTKKKKSLIQPSAPLYPVLQGGTEEELIFPPPYNPSRMPEEHHPPPPGEADAVPRAGGGNAPVGSLPFTRQRAQREQSASAAYSTILPLRATGPPDAEGNQPHHYRPFATSDLYTWKAQNPKVSEKPAGLIDLLDSVLFTHQPTWDDCQQLLQVLFTTEERERTLNGAR, from the coding sequence atggagttggaagactttctaggggccctctgtctgtttttgtgtttctctgttttgttctgtggacttactggatggacgttatgggacagactcagactacccCTCTACCCACtctcttggcttaagcccttcctagccccgCTCCCTCcggagccaaaacccattcttgctttgcaggggacaaagaagaagaaaagtcttattcagccttcagcacccctctaccctgtcttacaggggggtactgaagaagaattaatttttcctcccccgtataacccctctaggatgccggaagaacaccatcctccccctccggggGAGGCAGACGCTGTTCCAAGAGCGGGAGGTGGAAACGCTCCAGTGGGAAGCCtgccctttaccagacaaagggctcagagggagcaatccgccTCCGCCGCCTACTCCACGATTCTGCCCCTGCgagccaccggacccccagacgcggaggggaatcagccccatcactatcggcctttcgccactagtgacctctacacttggaaagctcagaatcctaaggTTTCCGAGAAaccggcagggcttattgatttattagactctgttctttttacccatcagcccacgtgggacgattgccagcagcttttgcaggtcctgttcacgactgaagaaagagaaagaaccctCAATGGGGCCCGATAA